Within the Candidatus Alcyoniella australis genome, the region GCCGGTCGTACTGGTGCGTCTGCTCCGCGCCGGTCTCCAGGTCGCGCACGGTCACGCTGCGCGCCTGCGGATCGACGGCCGACGCCTCGTGCCGCAGACGAATACGGATGTTTTGACGGCCCTCGAACTCCTCGGGCGAGCGCACCAGCAGACGCTCCCAGGTCGGCACCTCGCCGCTGATGAAGTACGGCTCGTCGCACGCGCCGTACGACACGTAGCGATCGCGTTCGAACAGCGTGATCTCCATTTGTGGATCAATCCGCCGCGCGCGGCTGGCCGCACTGGTGCCGCCGGCCACTCCACCGATCACGATCAACCGCTTGCCCTGATTCGACATCCGACTCACCTCCCGCCCGTTGAGTACAATCCGAATTAAAATACCCTACTTCGCCTTGTCGATAAAAAGGTGAACATATTGTTTATTGGACAATATCCAATACGCTCGCAGGGGAAGAGGGCTGGCGGAGTGTCCGACACCACGGGAAATCAACAGCGCATCCTGTAAGATAAAGCGTAAGCGCGTTGATCGCGCGTAAGACCTGAGGCATTATCTGCGCAATGTCCGACCGCATTCTTGTAATCGACGACGAGACCAAGTGGAGCAAGTTCCTCCAGGAGCTGCTCTCCAAGCAGGGGTACGTGGTCGAGACCCAGAGCAATCCCCTCGAAGCCGTCACGCAAGTCGAATCGGAGCGCTTTGACCTGGTAATCACCGACTCGAACATGCCCAAGCTCGACGGGCTGTCGCTGCTCAAGCGGGTCAAGGAGGTGCACCCGAACCTGCCGGTAATCGTCATCGGCTCGTTCACCACGGTGACCAACGCCATTGAGGCGATGAAGGAAGGCGCCTTCGACTACATCACCAAGCCCTTTGACGTCGAGCACATGCGCAACGTGGTCTCCAAGGCGCTGGAGCGCGTGCACCTGATCCAGGAAAACCGCTTTTTCCGTCAGCAGCCCGCCGAGCCGTACTCGGTGGAGGACATCATCGGCCGCTCGCCGCAGATGAAGGAAATCTACAAGCTGATCGGCAAGGTCGCTGCGACCAACACCCCGGTGCTGATCCTCGGCGAGTCGGGCACGGGCAAGGAACTGGTGGCCCACGCGATCCACGCCCATTCCAACCGCACGGAAAAGCCGTTCGTCGTGGTCAACTGCTCGGCCCTGCCCGAGAGCCTGCTCGAGAGCGAGCTGTTCGGCCACGTCAAGGGCAGCTTCACCGGCGCGATCGCCGACAAGAAGGGCCTGCTCGAGGAGGCTGACGGCGGCACGCTGTTCCTGGACGAGGTCGGCGACATCCCGCTGCCGATTCAGGTCGAGCTGCTGCGCTTCTTACAAGAGGGCGAGGTCCGGCGCATCGGCGGCAACATCACGCGCAAGGTCAACGTGCGGATCATCACCGCCACCAACCAGAACCTGACCGAGCTGATGGAGAAAAAGACGTTCCGCATGGACCTCTACTATCGGCTCAACGTGGTGACGGTCAATCTGCCGCCGTTGCGCGATCGCGAGGGCGACATCTTCTACCTGACCCAGTACTTCATCGACAAGTACAACCAGATCGAGAAGAAGAACGTCCAGGGGATCGGCAACGATGCGATAGCCCTGCTCAACTCCTACGACTGGCCGGGCAACGTGCGCGAGCTGCAGAACTTCATCGAGCGCGCCATCGCCCTGTGCCAGGGCGACCTGATCACCATGCAGGACATGCCGCCGCACCTGGCGCAGAAACCGCAGGCGCAGATCGCGCAGTCCTCGTTCGCCGAACTAAAGGAACGCACGATCTCCGAGTTCGAGGTGCGCATGCTGCGTCACTACCTGAGCCTGGCCAACGGCAACGTGACCAAGGCCTCGAAGCTGGCCGACATGCCGCGCCAGAGCTTCCACCGCCTGATCTCCAAGTACAAGCTGCAGTTCAGCGAATAATGTTGGATAACATTATTTGGTAAACGCTCGCGGGGGCGGCTTCGAGCCGCCACATGGCGAGCCTACACACAAAGATCGATATCTCGACCTTTGTCCCCACCAATCATATTGGTTTAAGGATTAGCTTGTACGCGTCGTCCGCCTGCTGCACCTGGACTTGGTAGCCGTTGCTGCGGCCCAGGCGCGTGATGTTTTCAACTTGGGTCATCTCGTCGACCAGCACGCTCAGCTCGGACTTGGGATCGTCCTTCATCGCCTGGCGCGTTCTAACAACCGGGATCGGGCACGATAGCCCCCTGGCATCGATTTCGATCATTTCATTCTCCACATTAAACGGTGCATACGCCCGACCAGGCGCAGAGGTTTTCGTTGAGTACTTCAGGCAGGCTTTGGATCAGCTTGACGATGCTGGAGTCGACCTGCATTGCAGCGTGGCTGCCTGCCGCGCGGTTGGCTTTGGCCGCGATGATCGCCGCCTCGTGCGGCTCGAGCCCGGCGTACAGCAGCGCCGCCAGCAGGCCGGTGATCGTATCGCCGGTGCCGCCGACCGCCTCCATCTGCGGGACGTTGGGCGAGTCGATACGCGCCTGGATCACCCCGGCGCGAGCCACCAGATCCTCGGCCCCCTTAATCAGGGTCAGTTGCGGGGCGTTCCCCTCTTTGTAGGCCCGGGCGATCTGCTTGGCCGGATCAGCCGCACAATCGTAGATCAGATGCTCGGCAATGTAGGCCGGATGGTCGGCCCGCGGGTCGGCCAGAAACGCCAACTCCGCAC harbors:
- a CDS encoding sulfurtransferase TusA family protein, which encodes MIEIDARGLSCPIPVVRTRQAMKDDPKSELSVLVDEMTQVENITRLGRSNGYQVQVQQADDAYKLILKPI
- a CDS encoding NAD(P)H-hydrate dehydratase; its protein translation is MLLVCGTIPHERSEPILGPAVLDNGTLVVGDLRIPCGQGTAAMISAACAVTQHLGIDPPHALLAGDIGQGKGSRALYRYLSQHIRHIAPQVLCLHYMLPIVTLIKQLEAQIERCKQRPLLLADAGAMYAAKAAGLARRFDVFTPDRAELAFLADPRADHPAYIAEHLIYDCAADPAKQIARAYKEGNAPQLTLIKGAEDLVARAGVIQARIDSPNVPQMEAVGGTGDTITGLLAALLYAGLEPHEAAIIAAKANRAAGSHAAMQVDSSIVKLIQSLPEVLNENLCAWSGVCTV
- a CDS encoding sigma-54 dependent transcriptional regulator codes for the protein MSDRILVIDDETKWSKFLQELLSKQGYVVETQSNPLEAVTQVESERFDLVITDSNMPKLDGLSLLKRVKEVHPNLPVIVIGSFTTVTNAIEAMKEGAFDYITKPFDVEHMRNVVSKALERVHLIQENRFFRQQPAEPYSVEDIIGRSPQMKEIYKLIGKVAATNTPVLILGESGTGKELVAHAIHAHSNRTEKPFVVVNCSALPESLLESELFGHVKGSFTGAIADKKGLLEEADGGTLFLDEVGDIPLPIQVELLRFLQEGEVRRIGGNITRKVNVRIITATNQNLTELMEKKTFRMDLYYRLNVVTVNLPPLRDREGDIFYLTQYFIDKYNQIEKKNVQGIGNDAIALLNSYDWPGNVRELQNFIERAIALCQGDLITMQDMPPHLAQKPQAQIAQSSFAELKERTISEFEVRMLRHYLSLANGNVTKASKLADMPRQSFHRLISKYKLQFSE